AGAATGTCGGCACAATTCAAAGAAAAACACTTTTGTTATTTTGCTGCCGACCATTTGGAGACCGGAGATTTTATTGGTTTTATCGGATTATCCGTACAAACTTTTGAAGCTGATTTTAACCCATGTACAGATATTGGCTGGCGATTGAAAAAATCAGCATGGCAAAAAGGCTTTGCTACAGAAGGAGCAAAAAGATGTCTGGATTACGCCTTTGATGAATTAAAGCTGGAAAAGATAAATGCAATGGCTCCTCAGGTGAATTTACCCTCTGTCAATGTGATGAAAAAGCTTGGAATGAAAGAAGTGCTTGCTTTCAACCATCCCTTGCTGGCAGATGATGAAAGACTGCGGGAATGTGTGTTATATGAGCTTTTAAAAAAAGATCATGTCTTAAAATAAAACAAATTAATTGTGCCGTAATATTTAGACATTTGTTTAGTTCACCAATTGATTATGGAATTTGTGACCTGAACTCATCTTCCTTTAAATATCACTGCATATGAAAATTGTTATACGACTTGCCTTATGCGTTACCTGCATTTTATTCTTTACGGCAAAAACCTTCTCTCAGAAGCATCTTAAAACCAGCGATCCATCCTTTTTTAAAGTTGATTCCCTGGCCGGTAAGGAAAAACCCAGAGAAGCATTATCCCTGATTAACAGTATTAATGAACGGGCCAGGAAAGATGGAAACACCACTCTGCTTATTAAATCTGCAATGTACCGGATTATGTTTCAGGGTTATCTGGAAGAAGCTGCCTTTACCAGCATACTGAAAGATTTAAAAGAAGATATCCGTTTAGCCAGACAACCTGAAAAGAGCGTACTGCAATCTCTGCTGGCAGAGACTTATTGGGAATACTTTCAGCAAAACCGCTATAAAATATATCAGCGTACACAGGTAGAAGGTAATATAGGCGATGATATTCAAACCTGGTCAATCAAAAAAATAACCGGTGAAGTGGTCAGACAGCTGCTGTTTTCAATGGCAGAGAAAGAACTATTGCAGAACACAAAAGTTGGTGTTTTAAATGAGATCCTTCTGGGAGATACTACTACGAGATATTTAAGACCTGCACTTTATGACTTATTAGCCCATCGTGCACTGAAAATCCTTTCCAATTCACAGCTTGGTCTGGCAGATATCAGGGATGATCAGGCAGATTTTAATGATCCCCGTTTTTTTAGCGAATACAAAACATTTGCAGGACTGAAAATAGCAGAGAATGACAGCACTTCTCTGGCAGCAGAACAACTTAAGATTTTTCAGCAGTTGCTTCAGTATCATGATAAATATCATCAGACAGCGGCATTGGCCGATGCAGATCTCCGGAGGCTGAAATTTGTTTATCAGAAAAGTACAGTACTGAACAAGGGAGAGCAGTATTTCAAAGCTCTTGAGCTATTGGCAACACAGGTCAGTTCTACAGAAATATATGCCGATATATTATACGAGCAGGCGTTGCTTATTAAAAATGGGGAAACATTATCCGCTGGTAAAAAGCAGGATCTCATTAAAGCAGCAGAACTTGCCGGTAAAGCTATCAGGGCCTTTCCTAAAAGTAATGGTGCTAAAAATGCAGCTAACCTGATTCAGGAACTTAAAAGTAAAACACTGGCTATCCAATTAAAACAGTTCAGCCAGCCGGGGTTGCCATCTCAGCTTTACTTTACCTATAGAAATCTGGATACGATCAACCTGCAGCTCTATAAAGTACCAGCCGGCTTTAGTGATTTTTACTTCAATTTTGATAGTAAGGAAAAATATGTGCAGTTCCTTAAAAAACATAAACCAGTAAGAAGCTGGAACGAAGTTTTACCTAAGGCTGTTGATTATCAGTCGCATACTCTGATCGCAAAAATGGATGCTCTTCCTTACGGCAACTATATTATCATTGCGCAAAATACTATAGATACCAATCAGGCGCAGCGTATAGTTCAGCACAGTAATTTCAGGGTGACCTCCATGGCTGTGACACAGCGGCACTTCAATGATAAAAAAGAATATTTTGTAGCAAACAGCCTGACTGGTGCACCTTTAAAAGGGGTAGCTATTCAGGAAATTCTATCTGATTTTAAAGAAAATCAGCAGATTAATGAAAAAAGCCCTTTGTTTAAAACAGATGGGACAGGTTATGCCATATTAGCCTCTCAGGAAAGTTTAAATGTCAGAACAGCGCGGATTATAAACGGTACCGATAGCCTTTATATACCGGTTAACAGCTATGGAAATAATCATCAGGAGACAGATCGTAAACAGGTAGTTCTTTTTACAGACCGGGCCATTTACCGGCCGGGACAGACCCTGTATTATAAAGGGTTGCTGATGGAAAATAAGAATGATAAAAATAGTATTATTCCAGAGGAGAGTCTTGAACTTTCCTTCAAAGATGCCAATTATAAAGACATAGAAAAAGTAACTGTAAAGACTAATGATTACGGAACTTTTCAGGGGTCCTTTACTATTCCAACCGGTAAATTAAACGGAACGATGCAGCTGGCTACTATATACGGTACTGTTGAAGTACAGGTAGAAGAATATAAAAGACCAACTTTCGAGGTGAATTTTGATGCATCTACTCAAAAATACAAACTGAATGACAGTATCAAAGTACAGGGAAAGGCCATAGCTTTTTCCGGTTATTCAGTAACCGGGGCTAAAGTAAGCTATAAGGTTTACAGAAGTGTAATCCCGGTCTTCTATGGTTACGGTCGCCGGCCTTATCAGCGCGAATCGCTTCAGCAAATTGCAATCGGGACAACCCAGACTAAAGAAGGTGGCAGTTTTAACCTCACTTTTTTTGCAGCTGCCGATCTGAATACCAATGAGAACTATACTTTCAAAATTACGGCTGATATTACAGATCTTAATGGCGAAACCAGAACCGCTTCAAAAAGTATCAATGCCGGTAAAACAGATATGGTCTTAAATGCCGCTTTGCCTGAGCAATTGTTTTTAACCCCTAAAACAGATAGCCTGTCTTTGAGTGTGCAGAATCTGAATGGAGAACCTATTCCGGCTAAATTAAATGCGGAATGGACTGCTCTTCAATATCCGGGCAGACTGGTGAATAAAAATATATTTCCTGTTATAGCTGAAAACTATACTTTAAGCAAAGAAGAATTTATCAAAGCATTTCCTTTTGAAGAATATAAGGGCGATTATGATCCCGCAAACTGGACTGCTTTAACAACCGCGTTCCATCAGGATCTAACTTTCAGCAATGGAATAGGAGCCCTGACCTTAAATGAAAAGAATCTGTCCCCTGGCTATTACAGGGTTAAACTGACAGCAAAAAATAATGCTGGTGATACCGTTTCCACAACCAGAATAATCCGCATTTATCATAGCAGTCCGGCTGTTATACAAAGTACAAAAGAATGGCTGGTTGCTGAGAAAACTGCAGTTACTCCATCAGAGAGTGCTGTTTTCAGGATTGCAGGTGCTTTGCCTGATGCAAAAGCCTATTACGAAGTCTATTATAAGGGGAAAATTGCAGAAAAGGTATGGGTGAAAATTTCTCTGGAGCAAACCATCCTGAAAATCCCAGTACAACCCGGATATGAACAAGCATTTGCAGTTCAGTTTACCATGATACAAAACGGGGTGATTAATAATGTGATGCAGACTGTAAATATTGTTGATCTGTCCAAAGAGCTGGATATTAATTTCTTAACCTTCCGTAATAAATTACAACCAGGAGAAAAAGAAAGCTGGAAGTTAAAGATCACCAGCAAAAAGGGTGAAAAACAGATGGCCGAAATGGTTGCCACATTGTATGATGCTTCATTGGATGGACTGAAGAAACTGGAATGGGATCAGGTTGCTTCACCTTATTATGGCTATTACGTTTATCAGTGGACATCTCATTTAAATAATATGAATAACGGAAACGGACTTTGGTTTTTAGGCAATAGCAATTTCTATTTCCAGACTGCGGAACGTAATTATGAAACACTGAATGCAGTAGGTTTTCCACTCCAGATAGGCTCCAGATATGCATTTAATCAATATTTGCAGCGACTGGAAGAAAAGAACAGACGAGATGTTTCAGCCATGGCAGTTAAAAGACTGGCGCAGCTGCAGAAAGGTACAGCACATTACGGGCTGATCACAGACAGCCAGGGTTATATTGTTCCGGGTGCGATAGTGACCTCTGGTAAGGTTAAAGTCTCTGCTGACGATAATGGTATCTATGTTATTAACGTTAAACCAGGAGATCAGTTAAGCATTCTTGCCATTGGTTATAAGACAACCCAGCTGAAGGCTACTCAGGCAAAAAGACTGGATATTATATTGGAAGAAGATGGAAGCAGGTTAAGTGAAGTTGTGGTAACGGGTCTTGGTGTCCAGAAAAAAGCTTATAAGTCAGAAGCATCTGTAGTGCTGAGGGGGAATGCAACTCCAGCGCTCAATGGCCGGGTAGCGGGGGTGAAAGTATCTGAGGACAATTTAATAGCTATGGAAGCCGTGCAGCCTGCTGCGGCCGAGGCTCCGGAAAATAAGCTGAATAATGAAAAATCAGCAGGTGATTCTCCTAAAGTGATCCCAAGAACAAATTTTAATGAAACAGCTTTCTTTTATCCGCAACTGAAAACCAATGAAGCTGGCGAAATTAATATAGAGTTTACGATTCCTGAGTCTTTAACCCGCTATAGAATGATGGGTTTCGCCCATACCAAAGATCTTAAAACCGGTATTGTTGAACGTGAACTGATTACCCAGAAACAACTCGCTATTGCTGCTAATGCGCCTCGTTTCTTCCGTGAAGGAGATACGATCCTGCTGAGTGCAAAGCTGAATAACCTGTCTGGGAAAAACCTTAACGGAGAAGCATCACTGGAATTGAGAGATGCTTTAACTGGTAAAATTATCCAGTTGCTGTCAAAAGAAGGGAAAGCTCAACAAAAATTTGAAGTTACAGATAAGGGTAATGAAGTATTAAAATGGCCATTGGTTATTCCATCCGGTATCAGTGCGATAACCTATAAAGTGATCGCACAGTCTGGAAAATACAGCGATGGAGAGGAGAATACAGTTCCTGTTTTACCGAATTCAATGCTGGTTACCGAGACTATGTCCATGAATGTCAGAGGAAATACGACCAAAACTTTCACCCTGGAAAAACTGCTGCATTCAGGTTCTTCAAAGACATTAAAAAATCAGGCATTAACGCTGGAGTTAACGGCTAATCCGGTCTGGTATGCAGTGCAATCACTACCTTATCTGATGGAATATCCCTATGAATGTGCTGAACAAACTTTCAGCCGTTTCTATGCCAATAGTTTTGCAACCGGAATTATCAATAGTTCTCCAAAAATAAAGCAGGTATTTAATCAGTGGCAGCAGACTAAAAGCGGAGAAGCCTTACTCTCCAATTTAGAGAAGAATCCTGAACTCAAGTCAATTCTGCTCGAAGAAACTCCCTGGGTCAGAGCAGCAGCATCAGAAACTGAGCAGAAGAAAAGACTGGCAGTTTTATTTGATCTGAACAGGATGACCTATGAGCTGAAAAGCAATTTCGAGAAGCTGGAAAAAATGCAGAAACCCAATGGTTCTTTTGCCTGGTTTACCGGCATGAGTGATGACCGTTATATCACCCAGCATATCGTATCAGGTATGGGGCAGCTTAAACATCTGAAGCTGGTTGATGAAAAAGCATACCCTACTTTTAATTCTACACTAAATAAGGCTGTTATCTATCTTGATAAGCAATTAAAGGATGATTTTAAAAGAGAAAAAAGCGGTAAAGGCGTTGCTTATCTACCTTTACATTATTTATACGGACGAAGTTATATTAATCAGAAAAATACAGATCCGGAGTTTCAGAAGGCCTTTGCCTATTATCTGAAAAAAGTAACCGAGAACTGGAAACTTATGGAGCCTTATCAGCAGGGACAGGCGGCTTTGGTTTTGAGCAGGAGCGGGAACAAAGCAGAAGCTTTGAGAATCATTAACCTGTTAAAGGAAAGAGCTCAGCAAAATGATGAAATGGGTATGTACTGGACTAACAACCGTAATGGCTGGTGGTGGTATGAGAATCCGGTAGAGACACAGTCTTTGCTGATTGAAGCTTTTGATGAAGTTGCAGGCGATGCCAGGTCGGTAGAAGAAATAAAAATCTGGTTGTTAAAGCATAAACAAACCAACGACTGGAAAACGACTAAAGCTACTGCAGCAGCCTGCTATGCTTTATTGATGAAAGGCTATAATTTACTGGAAGAATCTGCAGCACCTGAAGTTTTACTGGGTAAGCAGACTTTTGCACAACTGGGCATTGCCGATACCGCGAAAGAAGCCGGTACAGGTTATCAGAAGATTACTATTGCAGGTGCGGATGTTAGACCTGAGATGGCTGTTGTTCAAATTAAAAACAACAATAAAACAGTTGCCTGGGGTGGTGTATACTGGCAATATTTTGAACAGCTTGATCAAATTACTTCTTCGCAAACAGGAGTTAAAATCAAAAAGCAGTTATTTATACAAAAGCAGACAAAAAATGGAGATGTGCTTACCCCGGTTAATTCAGCCGATGTGCTTAAAACAGGCGATCTGTTAAAAGTCAGGATTGAGATTTATACAGACCGGGATATGGAGTATGTACATTTAAAGGACATGCGGTCATCAGGATTTGAACCCGTGAATGTGATTTCAGGATATAAATATCAGGATGGGCTGGGTTATTATGAAAGTACTAAAGATGCTTCAACAAATTTCTTTATCGGTTATCTGCGTAAAGGTGTTTATGTGTTTGAATATCCGCTGAGAGTAACCCATGCTGGAGATTTCTCTAACGGAATTACCTCTATGCAATGCATGTATGCACCAGAATTTACGACACATTCAGCAGGCATCAGAGTTAAAGTGAAACCCGGATTATAGCGGGAAATCAATATTAATAGCTATTTTTAAGAGCTTGTTTAGATTTGAATGATCAGATTTGGACAAGCTCTTTTATTATTTAAGGCTCTTTAACTGAAACCATTATGTGCAGCAGCGTACATGCCGAAATGCAGGAAAATCAGGTAGCACTTGATTGCTTCATTCCCGGAAAAATGCGTAGTGCTTTTAAATGCCGTTTCAAATACGGGCACTATGAAAAAAAACAATCCGATGAAAAATAAGAATAATATCGTACTGCTGTACATCACTATAGGTTGTATATGGGTTGTTTTAAGCGATCAGGTGATTGCTTTCCTGATAGACGGGATGCCTGTAGAAGATCGTGCCCTGATCAATAGCCTGAAAGGTTTTATTTTTATTGCCTTTAGTGCATTGCTGTTACACTACCTGGTGAATCTTTATAACAAAGGAAAAAAAAGGGAGCTGGATTATCTTCAGCAGAATCTTGAAAATAGCCAGAAACAACAGCAGCAATGGTATTATGCCCAGAAGATGGCAAAAATAGCGGGCTGGGAGTATTTTTTGCAGACAGACGAAGTGTGCTGGTCAGACAATTTGTATGCCCTGTTTGGCCTGGAGCCGAATGCTGCAATTACACCCGCAGCCTTTTTTCTGGAACAGATCCATCCGGACGATCTGGCCGGGTTTCTTGCCCAGCATGATAAAGTAGTAGCTGAAGGTGAGATGGATTATATACACCGTTTGAAAATAGATAATGACTGGCATTATGTGCGTCATGCCGGAGTAGTCGTTTATCAGGATGGGAGACCCTATAAGATAAGCGGGGTAATGAAAGATATTAATGACACATTCAACCGCGAATTATTGCTCAACAATGCGCTGGAAAGACATGAACTGGTTAACAAAGCTACTCATGATGCAATCTGGGACTGGGAGTTGTCTGCCAATCAGGTGACCTGGAATTCCGGTTTAAAGCAGCTGTTTGGCTATGATCATCATCAGGGATGTTTTATACCGGAGTGGTGGATAGAAAAAATGCATCCTACCGACAGGAAAAGGGTAATGAACAGTATCAATTCATTTGTTAAACAGGCTAATAAACGCTGGGAAGCTACCTACAGGGTTCTTTGTGCAGACGGAAGTTATAAGTATGTTTTCGATCAGGCTTATTTACTTACTGACGATGACGGGACACCCAAAAGGATTATCGGAGCCGTTAAGGATATTGATGAACTCAAACAGAAAGATGAAGAAAACCGGCAGCTGGCAGAAGTAGTGAGCAAAGTTAAAAGCGGGGTGGTGATCAAAGATACAGATGGCAGAATAAGCTGGGTTAACTCTTCTTTTGAAAAACTTTCGGGATACACTTTAGCGGAGCTGAAAGGAAAGCTGCCCCGTGAAATATTACATGGCCCGGAAACCAGTCAGGCTACTAAAGATTTCATTGCCGCATCGCTTAAAGTCAATGATTTTTTTAATATTGAAATTGTAAATTACGCTAAAAGCGGGCTGCCTTACTGGGTAGAAGTTAACAGTACCTCAATCTTTGATTCGCAGGAACAACATTCCGGTTATATAGATATCGTAACTGAAATTACAGAGCGGAAAAAACGTGAAGAACGGATTAATGAGCAGAATCAGACTTTAAAAGAGATTGCCTGGATCAATTCACATGAAATCAGAAAACCGGTTGCCTCTATTCTGGGCTTAACAGCTCTGGCAAAAATTACCGACAATATACAGGAGAAAGAAGAGTTCTATAGCCGGATTGATAGTTGTGTAAAAGAGATGGATGAAATTATACATCAGACCTCTGCAAAAGTAAATGAGCTGATGGGTAAAGAAGAGGGAAATGAAGAAACCATTAATGAATAGGGATATGGAAAATACAGCAGTGCTGCCATTACCCTGGTTCCGGACAAAGTCTGATTTTACCAGACAGCTGTCTCTGGAAATAAGTTCCAGCCATGTACTTTATGGAAAAGAGGTCCGGTCAATTGCAAAACGGGAAGATAATGATGATGTTTTGTTTCAGGT
This portion of the Pedobacter lusitanus genome encodes:
- a CDS encoding GNAT family N-acetyltransferase, with the protein product MEADKHYIFRSARLGFRDWIRADIEKMAEINADPEVMRFFPATQSAQQTQEFIERMSAQFKEKHFCYFAADHLETGDFIGFIGLSVQTFEADFNPCTDIGWRLKKSAWQKGFATEGAKRCLDYAFDELKLEKINAMAPQVNLPSVNVMKKLGMKEVLAFNHPLLADDERLRECVLYELLKKDHVLK
- a CDS encoding PAS domain-containing protein; protein product: MKKNNPMKNKNNIVLLYITIGCIWVVLSDQVIAFLIDGMPVEDRALINSLKGFIFIAFSALLLHYLVNLYNKGKKRELDYLQQNLENSQKQQQQWYYAQKMAKIAGWEYFLQTDEVCWSDNLYALFGLEPNAAITPAAFFLEQIHPDDLAGFLAQHDKVVAEGEMDYIHRLKIDNDWHYVRHAGVVVYQDGRPYKISGVMKDINDTFNRELLLNNALERHELVNKATHDAIWDWELSANQVTWNSGLKQLFGYDHHQGCFIPEWWIEKMHPTDRKRVMNSINSFVKQANKRWEATYRVLCADGSYKYVFDQAYLLTDDDGTPKRIIGAVKDIDELKQKDEENRQLAEVVSKVKSGVVIKDTDGRISWVNSSFEKLSGYTLAELKGKLPREILHGPETSQATKDFIAASLKVNDFFNIEIVNYAKSGLPYWVEVNSTSIFDSQEQHSGYIDIVTEITERKKREERINEQNQTLKEIAWINSHEIRKPVASILGLTALAKITDNIQEKEEFYSRIDSCVKEMDEIIHQTSAKVNELMGKEEGNEETINE
- a CDS encoding alpha-2-macroglobulin family protein — encoded protein: MKIVIRLALCVTCILFFTAKTFSQKHLKTSDPSFFKVDSLAGKEKPREALSLINSINERARKDGNTTLLIKSAMYRIMFQGYLEEAAFTSILKDLKEDIRLARQPEKSVLQSLLAETYWEYFQQNRYKIYQRTQVEGNIGDDIQTWSIKKITGEVVRQLLFSMAEKELLQNTKVGVLNEILLGDTTTRYLRPALYDLLAHRALKILSNSQLGLADIRDDQADFNDPRFFSEYKTFAGLKIAENDSTSLAAEQLKIFQQLLQYHDKYHQTAALADADLRRLKFVYQKSTVLNKGEQYFKALELLATQVSSTEIYADILYEQALLIKNGETLSAGKKQDLIKAAELAGKAIRAFPKSNGAKNAANLIQELKSKTLAIQLKQFSQPGLPSQLYFTYRNLDTINLQLYKVPAGFSDFYFNFDSKEKYVQFLKKHKPVRSWNEVLPKAVDYQSHTLIAKMDALPYGNYIIIAQNTIDTNQAQRIVQHSNFRVTSMAVTQRHFNDKKEYFVANSLTGAPLKGVAIQEILSDFKENQQINEKSPLFKTDGTGYAILASQESLNVRTARIINGTDSLYIPVNSYGNNHQETDRKQVVLFTDRAIYRPGQTLYYKGLLMENKNDKNSIIPEESLELSFKDANYKDIEKVTVKTNDYGTFQGSFTIPTGKLNGTMQLATIYGTVEVQVEEYKRPTFEVNFDASTQKYKLNDSIKVQGKAIAFSGYSVTGAKVSYKVYRSVIPVFYGYGRRPYQRESLQQIAIGTTQTKEGGSFNLTFFAAADLNTNENYTFKITADITDLNGETRTASKSINAGKTDMVLNAALPEQLFLTPKTDSLSLSVQNLNGEPIPAKLNAEWTALQYPGRLVNKNIFPVIAENYTLSKEEFIKAFPFEEYKGDYDPANWTALTTAFHQDLTFSNGIGALTLNEKNLSPGYYRVKLTAKNNAGDTVSTTRIIRIYHSSPAVIQSTKEWLVAEKTAVTPSESAVFRIAGALPDAKAYYEVYYKGKIAEKVWVKISLEQTILKIPVQPGYEQAFAVQFTMIQNGVINNVMQTVNIVDLSKELDINFLTFRNKLQPGEKESWKLKITSKKGEKQMAEMVATLYDASLDGLKKLEWDQVASPYYGYYVYQWTSHLNNMNNGNGLWFLGNSNFYFQTAERNYETLNAVGFPLQIGSRYAFNQYLQRLEEKNRRDVSAMAVKRLAQLQKGTAHYGLITDSQGYIVPGAIVTSGKVKVSADDNGIYVINVKPGDQLSILAIGYKTTQLKATQAKRLDIILEEDGSRLSEVVVTGLGVQKKAYKSEASVVLRGNATPALNGRVAGVKVSEDNLIAMEAVQPAAAEAPENKLNNEKSAGDSPKVIPRTNFNETAFFYPQLKTNEAGEINIEFTIPESLTRYRMMGFAHTKDLKTGIVERELITQKQLAIAANAPRFFREGDTILLSAKLNNLSGKNLNGEASLELRDALTGKIIQLLSKEGKAQQKFEVTDKGNEVLKWPLVIPSGISAITYKVIAQSGKYSDGEENTVPVLPNSMLVTETMSMNVRGNTTKTFTLEKLLHSGSSKTLKNQALTLELTANPVWYAVQSLPYLMEYPYECAEQTFSRFYANSFATGIINSSPKIKQVFNQWQQTKSGEALLSNLEKNPELKSILLEETPWVRAAASETEQKKRLAVLFDLNRMTYELKSNFEKLEKMQKPNGSFAWFTGMSDDRYITQHIVSGMGQLKHLKLVDEKAYPTFNSTLNKAVIYLDKQLKDDFKREKSGKGVAYLPLHYLYGRSYINQKNTDPEFQKAFAYYLKKVTENWKLMEPYQQGQAALVLSRSGNKAEALRIINLLKERAQQNDEMGMYWTNNRNGWWWYENPVETQSLLIEAFDEVAGDARSVEEIKIWLLKHKQTNDWKTTKATAAACYALLMKGYNLLEESAAPEVLLGKQTFAQLGIADTAKEAGTGYQKITIAGADVRPEMAVVQIKNNNKTVAWGGVYWQYFEQLDQITSSQTGVKIKKQLFIQKQTKNGDVLTPVNSADVLKTGDLLKVRIEIYTDRDMEYVHLKDMRSSGFEPVNVISGYKYQDGLGYYESTKDASTNFFIGYLRKGVYVFEYPLRVTHAGDFSNGITSMQCMYAPEFTTHSAGIRVKVKPGL